The following nucleotide sequence is from Cloacibacillus sp..
GCGGGGGAGAGGCTCGCCTATGTGATGGGCGAAGAGAAGAATTTTAAGGTGACGACGCCGTTTGATTGGGAGATGGCTTGCGCTTTGACCGAAAGGGCTATTGAAAAAAGGACGGGACACGGTTATGATATCCACCAACTCGTCGAGGGGCGTCCGCTGGTAATCGCGGGCATCCGTCTTGAGGGAGAAAAATTCGGCCTGCTTGGCCATTCCGACGCAGACCTTGTGACGCATACGGTGATGGACGCGCTGCTGGGCGCGGCGGGCGAGCCGGACATCGGCACGCTCTTTCCCGCCTCGGATGAACGGTGGCGCGGCGCGGACAGTGTGACGCTGCTTCACAGCGTACTCGCGCTGCTCTCGTCGAAGGGCTGGCGCGTCGAGTGGGTGGACGTGACGCTCAACGCCCAGCGGCCTCGCATGGGACATCTCGTGCCCCGCTTCATCGAGAAGATGAACGGCGAGCTTGGCGGCGGAGAAGAGAAACGACTCTTCAATATGAAGATAAAATCGGCAGAAAACTGCGGCAGCGCTGGCAGAGGTGAGTGTATGATATGCCACGGAGTGGCGACCATCTCACGGCTCCTTCCTTTCGAGGCCGCGGTAAAAATAGATAGATAATAATTAAAAAACGGAGGCCTTTTGAAAACATGGGTGATAACAGAAAAAACAAGTTTGTTGAATATCAGGGCTTTACATTTGACGACGTGCTTCTGGTTCCGGGCTACAGCGAAGTGGTGCCGGCCAAAGTCGACGTCTCGACAAGACTGACGCCTCAGATCGACCTTAACATCCCGATATGCAGCGCCGCGATGGACACCGTCACCGAGGCGCGCCTCGCGATCGCGCTGGCGCGCGAGGGCGGCATCGGCATTATGCACCGTAACCTCCCGATCGAGAAGCAGGCAATCGAGGTTGATAAGGTAAAACGCTCAGAGTCGGGCGTCATCGTCGACCCCTTTTACCGTCACCCCTCCGACTCTGTGCGCGAGGCCGTCGCCCTTATGGAACACTATCATATATCGGGCGTGCCGGTTGTCGACGACCAGATCCGCCTAGTAGGCATCATCACCAACCGTGATCTGCGTTTCGTGACGAACCTCGACCAGCCGATATCCAACGTCATGACGAAGGAACACCTGATAACGGCGCCGATGGGAACGACGCTCGACGACGCGAAGAACATCCTCATGGGCTCGAAGGTGGAGAAGCTCCCCATCGTAGATAAGGACAACAAACTTAAGGGACTCATCACGATAAAGGATATCCTCAAGGCGAAGGCCTTCCCCAACGCCACAAAAGATTCTCACGGACGCCTGCGCGCCGGCGCGGCTATCGGCGTCGGCAGCGACGCTAAAGACCGGGCGGCGGCGCTTGTGAAGGCCGGCGTCGACGTTATCATCGTCGATACGGCGCACGGCCATTCAAAGATGGTCATTGACATGGTCAGAGACCTCCGCGCCCTCTACCCCGACCTGCCGCTCATCGGCGGCAACATCGCCACCGCGGCGGCGGCGGAGGCGCTTATAGACGCGGGCGCCGACGGCGTGAAGGTCGGTATCGGCCCCGGCTCGATCTGCACGACGAGGATCGTCGCCGGTATCGGCGTGCCTCAGGTCGCGGCGGTGATGAACGTCTCCGAAGCCGCTCACAGGCGCGGCAAGACCGTGGTCGCCGACGGCGGCATCCGCTACTCGGGTGATATCGTCAAAGCGCTCGCGGCGGGCGGCGACGTCGTTATGATCGGCTCACTCTTCGCCGGAACCGAGGAGAGCCCGGGAGAGGCCGTCATCTACAAGGGACGCTCCTTCAAGAGCTACCGCGGCATGGGGTCGCTCGGCGCGATGAAGGGCGGCTGCAGCAAAGACCGTTACTTCCAGGAGGGCACTACGGAGGATAAGCTCGTCCCCGAAGGCATAGAGGGCATGGTTCCCCACAAGGGGCCCATCTCGGGGGTCATTTACCAGATGGTCGGCGGTATCCGCGCCGGTATGGGCTACGTCGGCGCGCCGACGCTCGAACGGCTCCACGAAGAGTCGCAGTTTGTACAGGTGACGGCCGCCTCGATGAAGGAGAGCCATCCGCACGACGTGGTCATTACAAAGGAAGCCCCTAACTACTGGGCGGAATAAAAATTTTAAAAGAAAACGAAATCGGGCCGTCCCTGTACAGGGGCGGCCTGATTTTTAAATGTTGCTTTTATCTTATCCGCCGAGGCCGAACTTTTTCCTTATCCAGTCGGCGCGCAGCGGGAAACCGTTCTCCTCATACTGCTTTGCCGCCGCCAGGGCGTCGCCGGAAAAATCCCCGC
It contains:
- the ispF gene encoding 2-C-methyl-D-erythritol 2,4-cyclodiphosphate synthase — its product is MDAPRWSFLIAAGGSGKRLGGEPKQFRELLGKPLWRWSWAAAEGLRRRGEIEDIVLVVPREYEAEIRRETEDIELTVTCGGATRSESVVKGLMKCSGSHVLVHDGARPFITPDLCRRLMAAAEGCGAIPLLPSVDSLKKIEDEKISCADRSLYFRTQTPQAFERARLIRVIEEGGLEGTDEAAAWLAAGERLAYVMGEEKNFKVTTPFDWEMACALTERAIEKRTGHGYDIHQLVEGRPLVIAGIRLEGEKFGLLGHSDADLVTHTVMDALLGAAGEPDIGTLFPASDERWRGADSVTLLHSVLALLSSKGWRVEWVDVTLNAQRPRMGHLVPRFIEKMNGELGGGEEKRLFNMKIKSAENCGSAGRGECMICHGVATISRLLPFEAAVKIDR
- the guaB gene encoding IMP dehydrogenase — translated: MGDNRKNKFVEYQGFTFDDVLLVPGYSEVVPAKVDVSTRLTPQIDLNIPICSAAMDTVTEARLAIALAREGGIGIMHRNLPIEKQAIEVDKVKRSESGVIVDPFYRHPSDSVREAVALMEHYHISGVPVVDDQIRLVGIITNRDLRFVTNLDQPISNVMTKEHLITAPMGTTLDDAKNILMGSKVEKLPIVDKDNKLKGLITIKDILKAKAFPNATKDSHGRLRAGAAIGVGSDAKDRAAALVKAGVDVIIVDTAHGHSKMVIDMVRDLRALYPDLPLIGGNIATAAAAEALIDAGADGVKVGIGPGSICTTRIVAGIGVPQVAAVMNVSEAAHRRGKTVVADGGIRYSGDIVKALAAGGDVVMIGSLFAGTEESPGEAVIYKGRSFKSYRGMGSLGAMKGGCSKDRYFQEGTTEDKLVPEGIEGMVPHKGPISGVIYQMVGGIRAGMGYVGAPTLERLHEESQFVQVTAASMKESHPHDVVITKEAPNYWAE